The Topomyia yanbarensis strain Yona2022 chromosome 3, ASM3024719v1, whole genome shotgun sequence nucleotide sequence ATATAGAGGTATTGGAACCCGCGTTTCAGGCTGCAAGTGACGATGCCACTGCAAATAACTCCATCGCTACTGGAATGCAAAAAGAAGTGGAACATGCTTCAAAGATTTTATTAGAAAACGATGGGATGGAAGTTAATCCAGAAAGCGAAACCGGACATCTTGAAGAACCGGTAACAAAACTGTTACACTTGGAAATAACACCAGCTCTACAGCGTTGTGTGCTGTCTGGTAACAACTCGAGGCAAAATGAGGtgaatacattttttgtaataATGTTTGTTAATCTATCATGTTATTTATTTGTAGATCTGTTTTGAATCACTCAATGACATTTCGTTGAATGATGACACTAAAGGGAAGAAATTTGAAGTAGACTACAAAATGTTGTACGAAAACGAGAAGAAAACATCCGGCCAGCTACATGCACGAATAAAAAAACTCAGCTGTGCACTACGTAATGCTCGACGTGTAAATCAATGGCGATCAAACACCATAGCTAAGAAGAAAAGACAAATTTATATTTTGCGAAACGAGGTCAAACGTCTCCGTACAGAAAAATCAACTGATGCCAAGCTTCTTGAACTGCTGAAGAGTAACACTGTAGTTTATAATAGCATGATGAATGAATTGAAAAAACCTAAAGGACGCAGATATAATGAACAAACTAAAAAGTTTGCCCTCGGAGCTTATCTCGCAGGTCCAGCAGCTTTTCGTTATGTCCAAAGCACAGAAGTTTTAAATTTGCCTAGTAAAATGTCCATACGCCGATGGAACGCGGACGTCATGATAGCACCTGGTTTGAATGATGCCATCCTTAATCGCTTGGCGAAAAAATGCAAGAATTTCTCGAAAAAAGAACGAGCCGTGACTATTTGTATAGATGGGATGTCTATCAAGCAAGAACTTGTGTATAATGCGAAGACAGACACATTTTTTGGCTTTCCTTCTGATGGAACCAAGCGAAAAATTGAAAGGAATAAACCAAGGGTCCTTGCTACAGAAGCGGTAGTAATAATGATTTCGGGAATGTGTGCTTTAGAGCAGGATCGCCTTCAACTCAATAAGCAGCATAAAGGTAGTCGATCAGGTAGATTCAAACAGGTAATATTTAACGTCAATATTGTTCAAACTGTTGActgaatatttttaatgtcatgtaGGCCATTGGTTATTTGTTGGCGCATCATTCGTTAGGAAGTGAAAAGCAGCTTGATCTTATTAAAAATGCAGTTCGTGCTCTCAAAAGTCGTGGATTGCGACCTCTGGTATTAACGATGGATCAATGTACAACGAATGTTAAAATGGCAGGTGAAGCTGGAGCTTCTATGGAGAAACCTATCATTACGATCGATGGTGATGAGATGACGATTATCTATGATAACCCGCATTTGATAAAAAAACGCCAAAAGCATGCTGATGAAGCACAATGCTATTTTCAACGGAAAGCTTATTTCATATAATCATGTCAGAGATCGGCAATCAGTTCCGAGACTTGTACCCAAGCTTTCAGACAAAATTATTTCGCTTGGACCGTTCATGGCTATGAATGTGGCACAAGCCACCCGCACTTTGAGTAATTCTGTTGCTAGGGGTTTAGAGTATTACGTATTCTCCGGAGACCTGCCAATTTCAGCTCTGGGGACAGCTTCCTTCGTGGAATTCCATGACAAACTTTTTGACACATTCAATTCAAAGATCGCACAATGTAACTCCAAGGTATTTTATAAGCTGATGCgaagatatttatataataattatggttATTCCATAGCCCTTTCGTAGCGCCATAACAGAGAACTCGTGTCATTGGCAGTTCCTAACAGAAGCAAAGAGGCTACTCAGCAGTATGTATTACATGCCAAAAACTTGTTATAATCCCAAAGAGGTATTATCTTAATCATTTAAAATCGCATAATATATTCCACTTCTAATTAAAAACTAGTGAACATATATAAATACATTTTTAACATTCATATAATTTTAGGCTGCACAAAACGCAAAATTGCTAACTGTTAAACAAAGGAAACCAAACTATCTTTCTGGATTTATAGGAAATATTACCGGAATTCACTGGTTATGGAACGAACTGAAATCAAATTTTTCCTTTGATTATTTGTGTACAAACTTTTTAAGCCAGGATatcattgaaaatttattttctgaaattaGACGACGCTGTGGGCGTAATGAAGCGCCTAATGCATATCAGTTTGGATCTGCATTCAAGTATGCGGCAATTTCTGCAAACGAGAAACTGTCAGTGGGCACTAATTGCGAGAACGATGAGGCACAATTGCTAATTGAAGAGGACGATTTCATCGACGAAGAGTATTTAAACGATGTGGAAAATGAACACCATTTTAGCTATAAACATTCGCCTTTGGATTTTACTAGCCCAAAATCATATACTATAAAAGACTTAAACGGCCTGATGTATATAGTAGGCGCAGCTGTAGCCAAACTTCCACACAAAAGATGTAAAAGGAGCCTAACAGTCGAACTCAATGCAGTAGATGTAGATAGTCGATTATACGActtttgtaaaatgaaaaattctccaACTTATCCATCcaccaaattgtttgaaataggCCTACTTTGTTTCACCGCTTACAAGCAAAAATTCGTGAAATTTCTATACCAAAACAGAAGAAATGTGAAGAGAAGACTAATCGAGTACGTTACATATGATAAAATCAAAGAACACGTGTGCGAACACTGTTTTAAGAAGCTCATcgataaaattttcaatacaTTGATTCAATGTTTTCTAAAACAAATGAAAGCAAGTGCTTTGAAAACACGAACTGCATTCAGAGGAAAAAGGAATCGCAAAGCGTTTCGTATGAACCTTC carries:
- the LOC131693882 gene encoding uncharacterized protein LOC131693882, whose translation is MQKEVEHASKILLENDGMEVNPESETGHLEEPVTKLLHLEITPALQRCVLSGNNSRQNEICFESLNDISLNDDTKGKKFEVDYKMLYENEKKTSGQLHARIKKLSCALRNARRVNQWRSNTIAKKKRQIYILRNEVKRLRTEKSTDAKLLELLKSNTVVYNSMMNELKKPKGRRYNEQTKKFALGAYLAGPAAFRYVQSTEVLNLPSKMSIRRWNADVMIAPGLNDAILNRLAKKCKNFSKKERAVTICIDGMSIKQELVYNAKTDTFFGFPSDGTKRKIERNKPRVLATEAVVIMISGMCALEQDRLQLNKQHKGSRSGRFKQVIFNVNIVQTVD